One Leclercia pneumoniae genomic region harbors:
- the rutG gene encoding pyrimidine utilization transport protein G — MAMFGFPHWQLKSTSTGSGVVAPDERLSYPQTAVMGVQHAVAMFGATVLMPILMGLDPNLSILMSGVGTLLFFLITEGRVPSYLGSSAAFVGVVIAATGFSGQGVNPNLSVALGGIIACGAVYTLIGLIVMKSGTRWIERLMPPVVTGAVVMAIGLNLAPIAVKGVSGSAFDSWMAVMTVLCIGLVAVFTRGMVQRLLILVGLIIACLLYALVTNVLGLGKPVDFTLVHNAAWFGVPQLTSPTFSGQAMMLIAPVAVILVAENLGHLKAVAGMTGRNMDPYMGRAFVGDGLATLLSGSVGGSGVTTYAENIGVMAVTKVYSTLVFVAAAVIALLLGFSPKFGALIHTIPAPVIGGASIVVFGLIAVAGARIWVQNHVDLSQNGNLIMVAVTLVLGAGDFALSLGGFTLGGIGTATFGAILLNALLSRRTAAVPQGEVVGQDS, encoded by the coding sequence ATGGCAATGTTCGGTTTTCCCCACTGGCAGTTGAAATCGACCTCTACGGGTAGCGGCGTGGTCGCGCCGGATGAACGACTCTCGTATCCTCAGACCGCCGTGATGGGGGTGCAGCACGCGGTGGCGATGTTTGGTGCCACGGTGCTGATGCCCATCCTGATGGGGCTGGATCCGAACTTATCGATCCTGATGTCAGGCGTCGGCACCCTGCTGTTCTTCCTGATAACCGAGGGGCGGGTGCCAAGCTATCTCGGCTCCAGCGCGGCCTTTGTGGGGGTAGTGATTGCTGCCACCGGCTTTAGCGGCCAGGGGGTAAACCCCAATCTCAGCGTGGCGCTGGGGGGAATTATCGCCTGCGGGGCAGTCTATACCCTGATTGGGCTGATCGTGATGAAAAGCGGTACCCGCTGGATAGAACGGCTCATGCCGCCGGTGGTCACGGGGGCGGTGGTGATGGCCATTGGCCTTAACCTGGCGCCGATTGCGGTGAAAGGGGTCTCTGGCTCGGCATTTGATAGCTGGATGGCGGTGATGACGGTGCTGTGCATTGGCCTGGTCGCGGTCTTTACCCGCGGCATGGTGCAACGGCTTTTGATTCTGGTGGGATTGATCATCGCCTGCCTGCTCTATGCGCTGGTCACTAACGTGCTCGGGCTGGGGAAACCGGTGGATTTTACGCTGGTACACAACGCCGCCTGGTTTGGTGTGCCGCAGCTCACCTCCCCCACGTTTAGCGGCCAGGCGATGATGCTGATTGCCCCGGTGGCAGTGATCCTGGTGGCGGAAAACCTGGGCCACCTGAAGGCGGTGGCGGGGATGACCGGGCGCAATATGGACCCGTACATGGGCCGCGCCTTTGTCGGTGACGGACTGGCGACGCTGCTTTCAGGCTCGGTGGGCGGCAGCGGCGTGACCACCTATGCCGAGAACATCGGTGTGATGGCGGTGACAAAAGTCTACTCTACGCTGGTGTTTGTGGCCGCGGCGGTGATTGCCCTGCTGCTGGGCTTCTCGCCGAAGTTTGGCGCGCTGATCCACACCATTCCTGCTCCGGTGATTGGCGGCGCCTCGATCGTGGTGTTTGGCCTGATTGCGGTGGCGGGAGCGCGCATCTGGGTGCAAAACCATGTTGATCTGAGTCAGAACGGGAATCTGATCATGGTGGCGGTGACGCTGGTTCTGGGGGCGGGAGATTTTGCCCTGTCGCTGGGCGGCTTTACTCTGGGCGGCATTGGCACCGCGACCTTCGGCGCAATTCTGTTGAATGCGCTATTAAGCCGACGGACGGCAGCCGTCCCCCAGGGGGAAGTTGTCGGGCAGGACAGTTAA
- the rutF gene encoding NADH-dependent FMN reductase RutF, which yields MTLPDKQTFRDAMACMGAAVNIITTDGPAGQAGFTASAVCSVTDEPPTLLVCLNRGASVWPTFSENRTLCVNTLSAGQEPLSNLFGGKTPMVERFAAARWQRGETGCPRLEEALVSFDCHISQVVSVGTHDILFCSIVAITCHPAPQGLVWFDRGYHALMRPAC from the coding sequence ATGACCCTTCCTGATAAACAGACCTTTCGCGACGCCATGGCCTGCATGGGGGCGGCGGTGAATATCATCACCACTGACGGTCCTGCCGGACAGGCGGGCTTTACCGCCAGTGCGGTGTGTAGCGTCACTGACGAGCCGCCGACCCTGCTGGTGTGCCTGAATCGGGGTGCCTCGGTGTGGCCCACGTTTAGCGAAAACCGCACCCTGTGCGTGAATACCCTGAGCGCCGGACAAGAACCGCTCTCTAATCTGTTTGGCGGCAAAACGCCGATGGTGGAGCGTTTCGCCGCCGCCCGCTGGCAGAGGGGGGAGACCGGCTGCCCGCGGCTGGAAGAGGCGCTGGTGTCGTTCGATTGCCACATTAGCCAGGTGGTGAGCGTGGGTACCCACGACATTCTGTTTTGTAGCATCGTGGCTATTACGTGCCACCCCGCGCCGCAGGGGTTGGTGTGGTTTGATCGCGGCTATCACGCACTTATGCGACCAGCCTGTTAA
- a CDS encoding malonic semialdehyde reductase yields MSEALNPTAINTLFTQARTHNGWLPQPVSDETLREIYALLKWGPTSANCSPARFVFIRTPEGKEKLRPALSSGNLEKTLTAPVTAIVAWDSTFYDRLPALFPHGDARSWFTSSPALAEETAFRNSAMQAAYLIFACRALGMDTGPMSGFDREKVDAAFFTGTPLKSNLLVNIGYGDASKVYARLPRLTFEDACGLA; encoded by the coding sequence ATGAGCGAAGCACTCAACCCCACCGCAATCAATACTCTGTTTACCCAGGCGCGCACGCACAACGGCTGGCTGCCCCAGCCGGTGAGTGACGAGACCCTGCGCGAGATCTATGCGCTGCTGAAATGGGGGCCCACCTCCGCTAACTGTTCTCCGGCGCGCTTCGTGTTTATCCGTACGCCGGAGGGCAAAGAGAAGCTGCGCCCCGCGCTCTCCAGCGGCAACCTGGAAAAGACGCTTACCGCTCCGGTGACGGCCATCGTCGCCTGGGACAGCACGTTCTATGATCGCCTCCCTGCGCTGTTTCCGCACGGCGATGCGCGAAGCTGGTTTACCTCAAGCCCGGCGCTGGCCGAGGAGACGGCGTTCCGTAATAGCGCCATGCAGGCGGCCTATCTCATTTTCGCCTGCCGGGCGCTGGGGATGGATACCGGGCCGATGTCCGGCTTCGACCGTGAGAAGGTGGACGCCGCCTTTTTCACCGGCACCCCTCTCAAGAGCAATCTGCTCGTTAACATCGGCTATGGCGATGCCAGCAAAGTGTATGCCCGCCTGCCGCGCCTCACCTTTGAAGACGCCTGCGGACTGGCGTAA
- the rutD gene encoding pyrimidine utilization protein D, producing MKLSVSPPPWAGAPVVVLISGLGGSASYWLPQLAALEQEYQVVCYDQRGTGSNTATLPEDYSLAQMARELHEALLTAGISRYAVVGHALGALVGLQLAIDSPEAVSALVCINGWLTLNPHTRRCFQIRERLLHAGGAQAWVEAQPLFLYPADWMAARAPRMEAEEALALAHFQGKTNLLRRLAALKSADFSHQAARVACPVQVICSADDLLVPTVCSTALHAALPRSTKVVMRHGGHACNVTEPESFNTLLLNGLASLLHRPEPVF from the coding sequence ATGAAACTCTCCGTCTCACCGCCGCCCTGGGCGGGCGCGCCAGTCGTGGTATTGATTTCGGGGCTCGGGGGCAGCGCCAGCTACTGGCTGCCTCAGCTCGCTGCGCTGGAGCAGGAGTATCAGGTGGTCTGCTACGACCAGCGCGGCACGGGTAGCAATACCGCGACGCTGCCCGAGGACTACTCCCTGGCACAGATGGCCCGCGAGCTGCACGAGGCACTTTTAACAGCGGGCATCTCACGCTACGCCGTGGTGGGTCATGCGCTGGGCGCCCTGGTGGGGCTGCAACTGGCCATCGACTCGCCTGAGGCCGTGAGCGCGCTGGTCTGCATCAACGGGTGGCTGACGCTTAATCCACACACCCGACGCTGCTTCCAGATTCGCGAGCGGCTCCTGCATGCGGGCGGTGCTCAGGCGTGGGTCGAGGCCCAGCCGCTGTTTCTCTACCCGGCAGACTGGATGGCCGCCCGTGCGCCACGTATGGAGGCGGAAGAGGCGCTGGCGCTGGCCCACTTCCAGGGCAAAACCAATCTGCTGCGCAGGCTCGCCGCCCTCAAGTCAGCCGATTTTAGCCATCAGGCTGCGCGCGTGGCCTGCCCGGTGCAGGTGATCTGTTCCGCCGACGATCTGCTGGTGCCGACGGTCTGCTCCACAGCGCTGCATGCGGCCCTGCCCCGCAGCACAAAGGTGGTGATGCGCCATGGCGGCCACGCCTGCAATGTCACCGAACCCGAATCCTTTAACACCCTGCTGCTGAACGGGCTGGCCAGCCTGCTACACAGACCCGAACCCGTTTTTTAA
- the rutC gene encoding pyrimidine utilization protein C: MPKSVIIPPGTSTPIAPFVPGTLADGVVYVSGTLPFDKQNNVVYPDDPKGQTRHVLETIKSVIETAGGTLEDVTFNSIFITDWKNYAAINEIYAEFFPGDKPARFCIQCGLVKPEALVEIASVAHIAK, encoded by the coding sequence ATGCCTAAATCCGTCATTATCCCGCCAGGCACCAGCACCCCCATCGCCCCGTTTGTGCCGGGCACCCTTGCCGATGGCGTGGTCTATGTCTCCGGTACCCTGCCGTTTGATAAGCAGAATAATGTGGTCTATCCCGACGACCCAAAGGGGCAAACCCGCCACGTGCTCGAGACCATCAAAAGCGTTATCGAGACGGCGGGTGGCACCCTGGAGGATGTGACCTTCAACAGCATCTTTATCACCGACTGGAAAAACTACGCCGCGATTAACGAAATTTACGCGGAGTTCTTCCCCGGCGATAAGCCGGCGCGATTCTGCATTCAGTGCGGACTGGTGAAGCCGGAAGCGCTGGTTGAGATCGCCTCTGTTGCGCATATCGCTAAGTGA
- the rutB gene encoding pyrimidine utilization protein B: protein MTTLPARPEAITFAPQQSALIVVDMQNAYATPGGYLDLAGFDVSTTRPVIENIHTAVTAAREAGMLIIWFQNGWDEQYVEAGGPGSPNYHKSNALKTMRKRPELQGKLLAKGSWDYQLVDELVPQPGDIVLPKPRYSGFFNTPLDSILRSRGIRHLVFTGIATNVCVESTLRDGFFLEYFGVVLEDATHQAGPAFAQEAALFNIETFFGWVSDVESFCHALSPATLARIA, encoded by the coding sequence ATGACAACCTTACCTGCACGCCCGGAGGCGATTACCTTTGCGCCGCAGCAGAGCGCCCTGATTGTGGTGGATATGCAGAACGCCTACGCCACCCCGGGAGGCTATCTCGATCTGGCCGGATTTGACGTCTCCACCACCCGGCCTGTGATTGAGAACATTCATACCGCCGTCACCGCCGCACGAGAAGCGGGGATGCTGATCATCTGGTTCCAGAACGGCTGGGATGAGCAGTACGTCGAGGCGGGAGGCCCCGGCTCCCCCAACTACCACAAATCGAACGCCCTGAAAACCATGCGCAAACGGCCTGAACTGCAGGGCAAGCTGCTGGCAAAAGGGAGCTGGGATTACCAGCTCGTGGATGAGCTGGTGCCTCAGCCCGGCGATATCGTGTTGCCAAAACCGCGCTATAGCGGCTTTTTCAACACCCCGCTGGACAGCATCCTGCGAAGCCGGGGCATTCGTCATCTGGTCTTTACCGGAATCGCGACCAACGTCTGCGTGGAGTCGACCCTGCGCGACGGCTTTTTCCTCGAATATTTCGGCGTTGTGCTGGAGGACGCGACCCACCAGGCGGGCCCTGCATTTGCGCAAGAGGCCGCGCTGTTCAATATCGAAACCTTTTTTGGCTGGGTCAGCGATGTCGAAAGCTTCTGCCATGCCCTTTCACCCGCCACACTTGCCCGTATCGCCTGA
- the rutA gene encoding pyrimidine utilization protein A — protein MKIGVFVPIGNNGWLISTHAPQYLPTFELNKAIVQKAEHYHFDFALSMIKLRGFGGKTEFWDHNMDSFTLMAGLAAVTTRIQIYATAATLTLPPAIVARMASTIDSISGGRFGVNLVTGWQKPEYEQMGLWPGDEYFSKRYDYLTEYVTVLRDLWGTGKSDFKGDYFTMNDCRVSPQPQVPMKVICAGQSDAGMAFSAEHADVNFCFGKGVNTPSAFAPTAARMQQAAEKTGRHVGSYVLFMVIADETDEAARAKWEHYKAGADEEALSWLTEQSQKDTRSGTDTNVRQMADPTSAVNINMGTLVGSYASVAKMLDEVASVPGAEGVLLTFDDFLMGIEAFGERIQPLMQCRANIPATTREVA, from the coding sequence ATGAAAATTGGCGTATTTGTCCCTATCGGCAACAACGGCTGGCTGATCTCCACCCATGCCCCCCAGTACCTGCCGACCTTTGAGCTGAACAAAGCGATTGTGCAAAAGGCAGAGCACTACCATTTTGATTTTGCCCTCTCGATGATCAAGCTGCGCGGTTTTGGCGGTAAAACCGAGTTCTGGGATCACAACATGGACTCCTTCACGCTGATGGCGGGCCTTGCGGCGGTGACCACCCGCATCCAGATTTACGCGACCGCCGCGACCCTGACGCTGCCGCCGGCCATTGTGGCGCGGATGGCCTCAACCATCGACTCTATCTCCGGTGGACGCTTTGGCGTGAATCTGGTCACCGGCTGGCAGAAACCCGAATATGAGCAGATGGGGCTCTGGCCGGGCGACGAATACTTCTCAAAACGTTACGACTACCTGACCGAATATGTCACCGTCCTGCGCGACCTGTGGGGCACGGGGAAAAGCGATTTCAAGGGCGACTACTTCACCATGAACGACTGTCGCGTCAGCCCGCAGCCGCAGGTGCCAATGAAGGTGATCTGTGCCGGACAGAGCGATGCGGGCATGGCCTTCTCCGCCGAGCATGCGGACGTTAACTTTTGCTTCGGCAAAGGGGTCAATACACCGAGTGCCTTCGCGCCGACGGCCGCTCGCATGCAGCAGGCGGCCGAGAAAACCGGGCGCCACGTGGGTTCTTACGTCCTGTTTATGGTTATTGCTGACGAAACCGACGAGGCTGCACGGGCGAAGTGGGAACACTATAAAGCAGGGGCAGACGAAGAGGCCCTGAGCTGGCTCACCGAGCAGAGCCAGAAAGACACCCGCTCCGGCACCGATACCAATGTGCGCCAGATGGCCGACCCCACCTCAGCGGTGAATATCAATATGGGCACGCTGGTTGGCTCTTACGCCAGCGTAGCAAAAATGCTGGATGAAGTCGCCAGCGTACCGGGTGCCGAAGGGGTGTTGCTTACCTTTGACGATTTCCTGATGGGCATCGAGGCCTTCGGGGAACGCATTCAGCCCCTGATGCAGTGTCGGGCGAATATCCCGGCTACCACCCGGGAGGTCGCGTAA
- the rutR gene encoding HTH-type transcriptional regulator RutR: MAQGAVKGTGKRSQAVSAKKAAILAAALETFSQFGIHGTRLEQVAELAGVSKTNLLYYYPSKEVLYVAVLRQILDVWLAPLKAFREEFTPLVAISEYIRLKLEVSRDYPQASRLFCLEMLQGAPLLKEELTGGVKALVDEKSAIIAGWVASGKLAAVDPHHLIFMIWAATQHYADFSAQVEAVTGKTLQDEAFFQRTAENVQRMIIEGIRVR; this comes from the coding sequence ATGGCACAAGGCGCAGTGAAGGGCACCGGTAAGCGGTCGCAGGCGGTGAGCGCAAAAAAAGCGGCGATCCTGGCGGCGGCGCTTGAGACCTTTTCCCAGTTTGGCATCCACGGTACTCGTCTCGAACAGGTTGCTGAGCTGGCGGGGGTGTCAAAAACGAATCTGCTCTATTACTACCCGTCTAAAGAGGTGCTGTACGTGGCGGTATTACGCCAAATTCTTGACGTCTGGCTGGCACCGCTGAAGGCGTTTCGCGAGGAGTTCACCCCGCTGGTGGCCATCTCGGAGTACATTCGCCTGAAACTGGAAGTGTCGCGTGACTACCCGCAGGCTTCCCGGCTTTTCTGTCTGGAGATGTTGCAGGGCGCTCCGCTGCTAAAAGAAGAGCTGACCGGGGGCGTGAAAGCGCTGGTGGATGAAAAATCGGCCATTATTGCGGGCTGGGTGGCCAGCGGCAAACTGGCGGCGGTGGATCCGCACCATCTGATCTTTATGATCTGGGCCGCGACCCAGCACTATGCTGACTTCTCGGCGCAGGTAGAGGCGGTGACGGGCAAGACCTTACAGGATGAGGCGTTCTTCCAGCGCACCGCCGAAAACGTGCAGCGGATGATTATTGAAGGGATCCGCGTGCGTTAG
- a CDS encoding lysozyme inhibitor LprI family protein produces MKSLLIAGTALLLSASALADECANATTQLDLNICTAKQYQEADSKLNQTYQAAMKRAAGAQQGLLKNAQLAWIKLRDADCAFIGSGTEGGSVQPMIVNQCLTEKTSEREAMLASLMQCEEGDLSCPLPPAN; encoded by the coding sequence GTGAAATCTTTACTGATCGCCGGCACCGCGTTGCTGTTAAGCGCCAGTGCGCTGGCGGATGAGTGCGCAAACGCGACGACGCAACTGGATCTGAATATCTGCACGGCAAAACAGTATCAGGAGGCGGATAGTAAGTTGAACCAGACATACCAGGCAGCAATGAAGCGTGCGGCTGGCGCTCAGCAAGGGTTGCTGAAAAACGCCCAGCTGGCGTGGATTAAATTGCGCGACGCTGACTGCGCCTTTATCGGCTCTGGCACTGAGGGCGGCTCCGTACAGCCCATGATCGTCAATCAGTGTCTTACCGAGAAGACCAGCGAGCGCGAAGCCATGCTCGCCAGCCTGATGCAGTGTGAAGAGGGCGATTTGAGCTGCCCGCTTCCCCCGGCCAACTAA
- the putA gene encoding trifunctional transcriptional regulator/proline dehydrogenase/L-glutamate gamma-semialdehyde dehydrogenase, translating into MGMTTMGVKLDDATRERIKSAATRIDRTPHWLIKQAIFNYLERLESEEGLPELPALLNGAANEGDETADAAEESYQPFLEFAEQILPQSVSRAAITAAYRRAETDAVPMLLEQARLPEPIATQAHNLAYQLAEKLRNQKTASGRAGMVQSLLQEFSLSSQEGVALMCLAEALLRIPDKATRDALIRDKISNGNWQSHIGRSPSLFVNAATWGLLFTGRLVSTHNEASLSRSLNRIIGKSGEPLIRKGVDMAMRLMGEQFVTGETIAEALANARKLEDKGFRYSYDMLGEAALTAADAQAYMVSYQQAIHAIGKASNGRGIYEGPGISIKLSALHPRYSRAQYDRVMEELYPRLKSLTLLARQYDIGINIDAEEADRLEISLDLLEKLCFEPELAGWNGIGFVIQAYQKRCPFVIDYLIDLASRSRRRLMIRLVKGAYWDSEIKRAQMEGLEGYPVYTRKVYTDVSYLACAKKLLGVPNLIYPQFATHNAHTLAAIYQLAGQNYYPGQYEFQCLHGMGEPLYEQVTGKVAEGKLNRPCRIYAPVGTHETLLAYLVRRLLENGANTSFVNRIADTTLPLDELVADPVQAVEKMAAQEGQVGLPHPKIALPRDLYGEGRVNSAGLDLANEHRLASLSSSLLNSALHKWQAKPILEQPVTDGDMQPVLNPAEPKDIVGYVREATEEEVNQALDSAVNNAPIWFATPPQERAAILERAAVLMEDQMQQLIGILVREAGKSFSNAIAEVREAVDFLHYYAGQVRDDFDNETHRPLGPVVCISPWNFPLAIFAGQIAAALAAGNSVLAKPAEQTPLIAAQGISILLEAGVPPGVVQLLPGRGETVGAQLTADTRVRGVMFTGSTEVASMLQRNIATRLDAQGRPTPLIAETGGMNAMIVDSSALTEQVVVDVLSSAFDSAGQRCSALRVLCLQDDIADHTLKMLRGAMAECRMGNPGRLTTDIGPVIDAEAKANIENHIQAMRAKGRPVYQAVRENSDDAREWKTGTFVAPTLIELASFDELKKEVFGPVLHVVRYSRNNLAALIEQINASGYGLTLGVHTRIDETIAQVTGSAKVGNLYVNRNMVGAVVGVQPFGGEGLSGTGPKAGGPMYLYRLLANRPENALGVTLARQDAQYAVDTQVKTVLTHPLEALAAWAEKRPELHALCLQYGELAQAGTQRLLPGPTGERNTWTLMPRERVLCVADNEQDALVQLAGALATGCEVLWPEDGLHRDMAKQLPKAVSERIHFAKQEELARQPFDAVIYHGDSDQLRELCEEVAAREGAIVSVQGFARGETNLLLERLYVERSLSVNTAAAGGNASLMTIG; encoded by the coding sequence ATGGGCATGACCACCATGGGGGTTAAGCTGGATGACGCAACCCGCGAACGGATTAAGAGCGCGGCGACCCGCATTGACCGCACGCCGCACTGGTTAATTAAGCAGGCTATTTTTAATTATCTGGAGCGACTGGAGAGCGAAGAGGGGTTACCGGAGCTGCCGGCCCTGCTAAACGGCGCCGCTAACGAGGGCGACGAGACGGCCGACGCAGCGGAAGAGAGCTATCAGCCCTTCCTGGAGTTCGCCGAGCAGATCCTGCCGCAGTCTGTCAGCCGTGCCGCCATCACTGCCGCTTACCGCCGTGCAGAGACCGACGCCGTGCCGATGCTGCTGGAGCAGGCCCGCCTGCCCGAGCCGATTGCGACTCAGGCGCATAACCTGGCATACCAGCTGGCCGAGAAGCTGCGTAATCAGAAAACCGCCAGCGGCCGTGCCGGCATGGTGCAGAGCCTGCTGCAGGAGTTCTCCCTCTCCTCTCAGGAGGGTGTCGCCCTGATGTGCCTGGCCGAAGCGCTGCTGCGTATTCCGGACAAAGCCACCCGCGATGCCCTGATCCGCGACAAAATCAGCAACGGCAACTGGCAGTCACACATTGGCCGCAGCCCGTCGCTGTTTGTTAATGCCGCCACCTGGGGACTGCTGTTTACCGGTCGCCTGGTCTCTACCCACAACGAAGCCAGCCTCTCCCGCTCCCTTAACCGTATTATCGGTAAAAGCGGCGAACCGCTGATCCGCAAAGGCGTGGATATGGCGATGCGCCTGATGGGCGAGCAGTTTGTGACCGGCGAAACCATCGCCGAAGCGCTGGCGAATGCCCGCAAGCTGGAAGACAAAGGCTTCCGCTACTCTTACGATATGCTGGGCGAAGCGGCCCTGACCGCCGCCGATGCGCAGGCCTATATGGTCTCTTATCAGCAGGCGATCCACGCCATCGGTAAAGCCTCCAACGGGCGCGGCATTTATGAAGGCCCGGGTATCTCCATTAAGCTTTCGGCGCTGCACCCGCGCTACAGCCGCGCGCAGTACGACCGCGTAATGGAAGAGCTCTATCCCCGTCTGAAATCCCTGACCCTGCTGGCGCGGCAGTATGACATCGGCATTAACATCGACGCCGAAGAGGCCGATCGTCTGGAGATCTCATTAGATTTGCTGGAAAAACTGTGCTTTGAGCCAGAGCTGGCGGGCTGGAACGGGATCGGCTTTGTTATTCAGGCCTACCAGAAACGCTGTCCGTTCGTCATTGATTACCTGATTGACCTGGCTTCGCGCAGCCGTCGCCGCCTGATGATCCGTCTGGTGAAAGGCGCCTACTGGGATAGCGAAATCAAACGTGCCCAGATGGAAGGGCTGGAAGGCTACCCGGTTTATACCCGCAAGGTGTATACCGATGTCTCTTACCTTGCCTGCGCGAAAAAATTGCTTGGCGTGCCCAATCTGATCTACCCGCAGTTTGCGACCCACAACGCGCACACGCTGGCGGCGATTTATCAGCTGGCGGGGCAGAACTACTACCCGGGTCAGTATGAGTTCCAGTGTCTGCACGGTATGGGTGAGCCTCTGTACGAGCAGGTCACCGGTAAAGTGGCGGAAGGAAAACTCAACCGTCCATGCCGCATTTATGCTCCGGTCGGCACCCACGAAACGCTGCTGGCGTATCTGGTTCGTCGTCTGCTGGAAAACGGTGCTAACACCTCCTTCGTTAACCGTATCGCCGATACCACCCTGCCGCTGGATGAGCTGGTGGCCGATCCGGTACAGGCGGTAGAGAAGATGGCCGCGCAGGAGGGTCAGGTTGGCCTGCCGCATCCGAAAATTGCCCTGCCGCGCGATCTGTACGGCGAAGGTCGCGTCAACTCCGCGGGTCTGGACCTGGCGAACGAACACCGTCTGGCCTCCCTCTCCTCTTCCCTGCTCAACAGCGCCCTGCATAAATGGCAGGCCAAACCGATCCTCGAACAGCCGGTGACTGACGGTGATATGCAGCCGGTGCTCAACCCGGCAGAGCCAAAAGATATTGTTGGCTATGTGCGTGAAGCCACCGAAGAGGAAGTTAACCAGGCGCTGGATAGCGCAGTGAATAACGCCCCGATCTGGTTCGCCACCCCGCCGCAGGAACGTGCCGCCATTCTGGAGCGCGCCGCGGTGCTGATGGAAGACCAGATGCAGCAACTGATTGGCATCCTGGTGCGCGAAGCGGGCAAGAGCTTCAGTAATGCCATCGCCGAAGTGCGTGAGGCGGTCGATTTCCTGCACTACTATGCAGGTCAGGTGCGCGATGATTTCGATAACGAAACGCACCGTCCTCTGGGGCCGGTCGTCTGTATCAGCCCGTGGAACTTCCCGCTGGCGATCTTCGCCGGCCAGATTGCCGCCGCGCTGGCCGCAGGCAATAGCGTGCTGGCAAAACCGGCTGAGCAAACCCCGCTGATTGCGGCTCAGGGCATCTCTATTCTGCTGGAAGCGGGCGTGCCGCCGGGCGTGGTGCAGCTGCTGCCAGGACGCGGTGAAACCGTCGGTGCTCAGCTCACCGCCGACACTCGGGTGCGCGGCGTGATGTTTACCGGCTCCACTGAAGTGGCCTCGATGCTGCAACGCAACATTGCTACCCGTCTTGACGCACAGGGCCGCCCGACGCCGCTGATTGCGGAAACCGGCGGCATGAACGCCATGATTGTCGACTCTTCTGCCCTGACCGAACAGGTGGTGGTAGACGTGCTCTCCTCCGCCTTCGACAGCGCGGGTCAGCGCTGCTCCGCCCTGCGAGTTCTCTGCCTGCAGGACGACATTGCCGACCATACGCTGAAAATGTTGCGTGGTGCGATGGCCGAGTGCCGCATGGGCAACCCGGGTCGTCTCACCACCGATATCGGGCCGGTCATCGATGCCGAAGCGAAAGCCAACATTGAAAATCACATTCAGGCGATGCGTGCTAAAGGCCGCCCGGTCTACCAGGCCGTCCGTGAAAATAGCGACGACGCCCGTGAGTGGAAAACCGGTACCTTCGTGGCACCGACCCTGATTGAGCTCGCCAGCTTCGATGAGCTGAAAAAAGAGGTCTTCGGCCCGGTGCTGCACGTGGTGCGCTACAGCCGTAATAACCTTGCCGCGCTGATTGAACAGATCAACGCCTCCGGCTACGGTCTGACTCTCGGCGTGCATACCCGTATCGACGAAACCATCGCGCAGGTGACGGGCAGCGCCAAAGTGGGCAACCTGTACGTCAACCGCAACATGGTCGGTGCTGTGGTCGGCGTGCAGCCGTTTGGCGGTGAAGGCCTGTCGGGCACCGGTCCGAAAGCCGGTGGTCCAATGTACCTTTATCGTCTGCTGGCGAACCGCCCGGAGAACGCACTGGGTGTAACCCTGGCGCGTCAGGATGCGCAGTACGCGGTGGACACCCAGGTGAAAACCGTCCTTACCCATCCGCTGGAGGCGCTGGCAGCCTGGGCAGAGAAACGCCCGGAACTGCATGCCCTGTGCCTGCAGTATGGCGAGCTGGCGCAGGCCGGTACGCAGCGTCTGCTTCCGGGCCCAACCGGCGAGCGCAACACCTGGACGCTGATGCCGCGTGAGCGTGTGCTCTGTGTGGCGGATAACGAGCAGGATGCCCTGGTCCAGCTGGCCGGTGCGCTGGCAACGGGTTGTGAAGTGCTGTGGCCAGAAGATGGCCTGCACCGCGACATGGCCAAACAGCTGCCTAAGGCGGTCAGCGAGCGGATCCACTTTGCAAAACAAGAGGAGCTGGCCCGCCAGCCGTTCGATGCGGTGATTTACCACGGCGACTCTGACCAGCTGCGTGAACTCTGCGAAGAGGTTGCGGCCCGCGAAGGGGCGATTGTTTCGGTGCAGGGCTTCGCCCGCGGTGAAACGAATCTGCTGCTGGAGCGTCTGTACGTTGAGCGTTCGCTCAGCGTCAACACCGCCGCAGCCGGGGGCAACGCAAGCCTGATGACAATCGGTTAA